The nucleotide sequence GGAGGCGAAGGACAGGGTTCAGCACGATGGGGTGGAGTGCCCCTAGAACTATAAGTAGGCCCAACCACTGCCCGACAAGCCCCCAAAAGCCATATTGGGCAGCAATCTGGCGACTGCAAAGAAGCGTGATCACAAGGGCAGAAGCGGCCATCAGCAGGGGTTCCAGTAAAACACTGACCGTCGCCGTTTCCAGGGCAACTCCGGCTTTGGTCGCTGCTACAATTCGCCCATAGAAGTGCCAGACATTGCCAGGCAGATATTTAGCAATGTTGGTTTTCAGGTAGGTCTGGATTGCCCAGATCGCATGGGTCGGTTGCTTGAAGTAGTGCAGGATCAGGCTCCAGACCCAGCCAGCACAAACATGGGCGAACAGAGTAATGCCCAGGGCGATCGCTAAACACGCCCATCCATTTCCGTCAACCTGAATAGCGGTAACCTGCTGCCAGTTATCCTTAAGCACCTTACCCAGGAAAAACAGGGTTCCGCCCAGAATCAGCCAGCGGAGAAACGGCTTGAGGCGTGAAATCAATTGCTTCATGGAATTGCTTCATGGAATATTTACAGCCCAGACATTCAAACCGATCATCTCAAACACAACCATCACTGAGAAGTTGCTTTGTGCCCTTTGTGCCTTTGTGGTTAGTTCCACGGATGTTCAATCCTCAATCCTGAGTCCAACCACTGCTGATTTGAAGCATGAACTAGTGTTGGATTTGTCCCAGCCCACTGTACTTTTTAGCAGAACAGTCCAATCTTGTCAGATTGAATCATTACCGTCTAAAGTTGACTCAATTTCTGATTCAGACAGAGTAAGCTTAAATGACGCGGCTTGGGTCAGCAATTTTGGTATGAGGATAGTTTTGTATGCGAGCTTTGCTTTTGTATCCCCAGTTTCCTAAAAGTTACTGGTCATTTGAAAAAGCCCTGGAACTGGTAGACCGGAAGGTCATGCTTCCCCCCCTGGGATTGGTCACTGTTGCCGCGATTTTGCCCCAGGAGTGGGAATATAAGCTGGTCGATTGCAATATTCGAGCCGTCACTGAGGCAGAGTGGGAGTGGGCAGAGATTGTGATTGTGTCTGCCATGATTGTCCAGAAGGACGATTTCTTAACCCAGGTTCAGGAAGCAAAACGGCGGGGCAAACGAGTTGCCGCTGGTGGTCCTTACACTACAGCTCTCCCCCAGGAAGCGGAAGCGGCTGGCGTTGATTACTTAATTTTGGATGAGGGAGAAATTACCCTTCCTCTATTCGTGGAAGCGTTGAA is from Leptothermofonsia sichuanensis E412 and encodes:
- a CDS encoding lysylphosphatidylglycerol synthase transmembrane domain-containing protein: MKQLISRLKPFLRWLILGGTLFFLGKVLKDNWQQVTAIQVDGNGWACLAIALGITLFAHVCAGWVWSLILHYFKQPTHAIWAIQTYLKTNIAKYLPGNVWHFYGRIVAATKAGVALETATVSVLLEPLLMAASALVITLLCSRQIAAQYGFWGLVGQWLGLLIVLGALHPIVLNPVLRLLSQLKQKAKAAKMASSPIQLKGYPLIPFIGEVGFLLLRGMGFLVTFLAIHSIESGQIPLLISVFSLAWLLGLVIPGAPGGIGVFEATAIALLDQTISPAVLLSVVALYRLISILAEAAGAGLAWLDEQRTHNV